From Streptomyces asiaticus, one genomic window encodes:
- a CDS encoding Rossmann-like and DUF2520 domain-containing protein, which produces MNAQPLPEPQDRPARLTVGVVGAGRVGPALAASLRLAGHRPVAASGVSDASVRRAAALLPEVPIVPPSEVLARAELVLLTVPDDALPELVGGLAETGAVRPGQLLVHTSGRYGVSVLEPALRAGALPLALHPVMTFTGTSVDVQRLAGCSFGVTAPEELRLAAEALVIEMGGEPEWIAEESRPLYHAALAIGANHLTTLVAQSLELLRASGVEAPDRMLGPLLGAALDNALRSGDAALTGPVARGDAGTVAAHVAELRRHAPHAVAGYLAMARTTADRALAHGLLKPELAEDLLGVLSDVTDARGRGGSEA; this is translated from the coding sequence GTGAACGCTCAACCACTGCCTGAGCCGCAGGACCGACCTGCCCGGCTCACCGTCGGGGTCGTCGGCGCGGGCCGCGTCGGCCCGGCCCTCGCCGCCTCGCTGAGACTCGCCGGGCACCGCCCGGTCGCCGCGTCCGGTGTCTCCGACGCCTCCGTGCGCCGGGCCGCCGCCCTGCTTCCCGAAGTCCCCATCGTGCCGCCCTCCGAGGTGCTGGCGCGGGCCGAGCTGGTGCTGCTCACCGTCCCCGACGACGCGCTGCCCGAGCTGGTCGGCGGCCTCGCCGAGACCGGTGCGGTGCGCCCCGGTCAGCTGCTGGTGCACACCTCGGGCCGCTACGGCGTCAGCGTGCTGGAGCCCGCGCTGCGGGCCGGTGCGCTGCCGCTCGCGCTGCACCCCGTCATGACCTTCACCGGCACCTCGGTGGACGTCCAGCGGCTGGCCGGCTGCTCCTTCGGCGTCACCGCGCCCGAGGAGCTGCGGCTGGCGGCCGAGGCGCTGGTCATCGAGATGGGCGGGGAGCCCGAGTGGATCGCGGAGGAGTCCCGCCCGCTCTATCACGCCGCCCTCGCCATCGGCGCAAACCACCTCACCACGCTGGTCGCCCAGTCCCTGGAGCTGCTGCGCGCGTCCGGGGTCGAGGCCCCCGACCGGATGCTCGGCCCCCTCCTCGGCGCCGCGCTGGACAACGCGCTGCGCAGCGGCGACGCCGCGCTCACCGGTCCGGTGGCGCGCGGCGACGCGGGCACGGTCGCCGCCCATGTCGCCGAGTTGCGGCGGCACGCCCCGCACGCCGTCGCCGGCTATCTGGCCATGGCCCGTACGACCGCGGACCGGGCGCTCGCGCACGGTCTGCTCAAGCCGGAGCTCGCCGAGGACCTGCTGGGCGTGCTCTCGGACGTGACCGACGCACGGGGCCGGGGAGGTAGTGAGGCATGA
- the panC gene encoding pantoate--beta-alanine ligase produces the protein MSPKLWTKALPGEPDVELFRHRPDLDAALAHFAVPGRTAVVMTMGALHDGHASLIRAARARVGAKGMVTVTVFVNPLQFGAGEDLDRYPRTLDADLRVAAEAGADIVFAPTAEEVYPGGEPGVRITAGALGERYEGASRPGHFDGMLTVVGKLLHLTRPDIAFFGEKDAQQLSLVRRMVRDLNFPVEIVGVPTVREGDGLALSSRNRYLTAQERDTALTLSRALFAGRDAGLLAAGEGPAGSEEHELIRVASPAAVRSAARTVLDEAAGLEPPLVLDYLALVDPADFTEVSDGHTGEAVLAVAAKVGATRLIDNIRLWVGAAR, from the coding sequence ATGAGTCCGAAGCTGTGGACCAAGGCGCTTCCAGGGGAGCCGGATGTGGAGCTGTTCCGTCATCGCCCGGATCTGGACGCGGCGCTCGCCCACTTCGCCGTGCCGGGGCGCACGGCCGTCGTGATGACCATGGGCGCGCTGCACGACGGGCACGCCTCGCTCATCCGCGCCGCCCGCGCCCGGGTGGGAGCCAAGGGCATGGTGACCGTCACCGTCTTCGTCAATCCGCTCCAGTTCGGCGCGGGCGAGGACCTCGACCGCTATCCGCGCACCCTCGACGCCGACCTCAGGGTGGCGGCCGAGGCGGGCGCGGACATCGTCTTCGCCCCCACCGCCGAGGAGGTCTATCCGGGCGGCGAGCCGGGCGTCCGGATCACCGCCGGGGCCCTGGGCGAGCGCTACGAGGGCGCCTCGCGCCCCGGCCACTTCGACGGGATGCTCACCGTCGTCGGCAAGCTGCTCCATCTCACCCGCCCCGACATCGCCTTCTTCGGCGAGAAGGACGCCCAGCAACTGTCGCTGGTCCGCCGGATGGTCCGCGATCTGAACTTCCCGGTGGAGATCGTCGGCGTCCCCACCGTCCGGGAGGGCGACGGGCTCGCCCTCTCCAGCCGTAACCGCTATCTGACGGCCCAGGAGCGGGACACCGCGCTGACCCTGTCCCGGGCGCTGTTCGCGGGGCGCGACGCGGGGCTGCTGGCGGCCGGGGAGGGTCCGGCCGGGTCCGAGGAGCACGAGCTCATACGGGTCGCGTCGCCCGCCGCGGTGCGGTCCGCGGCGCGGACGGTGCTCGACGAGGCGGCGGGGCTCGAACCGCCGCTCGTCCTGGACTATCTGGCCCTGGTCGACCCCGCCGACTTCACCGAGGTCTCCGACGGACACACCGGCGAGGCCGTGCTGGCCGTCGCCGCCAAGGTCGGCGCCACCCGCCTGATAGACAACATCCGCCTGTGGGTCGGAGCCGCCCGATGA